The Brasilonema sennae CENA114 genome includes a region encoding these proteins:
- a CDS encoding NarK family nitrate/nitrite MFS transporter, with protein MLKGLFSFNGRYRILHQTWFAFFLTFVCWFNFAPFATTIGKELHLAPEQVKTLGICNLALTIPARIIIGMLLDRFGPRITYSMLLIFAAVPCLATALSQNFHHLVISRLLMGIVGSGFVVGIRMVAEWFPPKEIGIAQGIYGGWGNFGAFGAEFALPTIAVAASFLSGGASNWRFAIALTGIIAAIYGVIYYNSVQNTPPGKAYKRPKKNGALEVTSVKSFWAMILSNFGLIFALGLLAWRLEQKNIHFLNLSQMYLVWVMLAGLFAYQTYKAWQVNKELLTGNKTYALSERYQFGQVALLEFTYVTNFGSELAAVSMLPAFFEKTFGLEHVVAGMIAATYPFLNLISRPSGGLISDKFGSRKWTMTIISVGIGVSYLMAHFINGSWALPVAIAVTMLAAYFAQAGCGATYGIVPLIKKEATGQIAGNVGAYGNFGGVVYLTIFSLTDAPTLFTTMGVAALICAFMCAFFLKEPKGSFAAAYEGEVPEMGTAANHNSGLMAEK; from the coding sequence ATGCTCAAAGGATTGTTTTCGTTTAACGGTCGCTATCGCATTCTGCACCAGACTTGGTTTGCCTTCTTTCTAACTTTTGTTTGTTGGTTTAACTTTGCTCCTTTTGCGACAACTATTGGCAAGGAGTTACATCTGGCACCAGAGCAAGTTAAGACTTTGGGCATTTGCAATCTTGCTTTAACAATCCCCGCACGGATCATCATTGGGATGCTTCTAGACCGTTTTGGTCCGAGAATTACCTATTCAATGCTGCTGATTTTTGCTGCTGTTCCTTGTTTGGCAACAGCGCTATCGCAGAATTTTCACCATCTCGTCATCAGTCGCTTACTAATGGGAATTGTTGGTAGTGGGTTTGTCGTTGGTATCCGGATGGTGGCGGAATGGTTCCCACCAAAGGAGATTGGAATTGCCCAAGGTATTTATGGCGGTTGGGGTAACTTTGGGGCTTTTGGGGCAGAGTTTGCCCTACCTACAATTGCGGTTGCTGCTAGCTTTTTGAGTGGTGGCGCTTCTAATTGGCGGTTTGCGATCGCCCTAACTGGTATCATCGCCGCTATCTATGGCGTGATTTATTACAACAGTGTTCAAAACACACCCCCCGGCAAAGCTTATAAAAGACCTAAGAAAAATGGTGCTTTAGAAGTGACCAGTGTTAAAAGCTTCTGGGCAATGATTCTGTCAAATTTCGGTTTGATTTTCGCCTTGGGTTTGTTGGCTTGGCGTCTGGAACAAAAGAACATTCACTTTTTGAATTTGAGCCAAATGTATTTGGTTTGGGTCATGTTGGCAGGATTATTTGCTTACCAAACATACAAAGCTTGGCAAGTTAACAAAGAACTTCTCACTGGCAATAAAACCTACGCTCTTTCTGAACGCTATCAGTTTGGTCAAGTTGCTTTACTCGAATTTACTTACGTGACTAACTTTGGTTCGGAACTTGCTGCCGTTTCCATGCTACCCGCGTTTTTTGAAAAAACCTTTGGTTTAGAACATGTGGTAGCTGGGATGATTGCTGCTACTTATCCCTTTTTAAACTTAATTTCTCGTCCCAGTGGAGGTTTAATTTCTGATAAGTTTGGCTCCCGTAAATGGACAATGACAATTATTTCTGTTGGCATTGGTGTCAGCTATTTAATGGCACATTTTATTAACGGCAGTTGGGCGCTTCCAGTTGCAATTGCAGTGACGATGTTAGCCGCTTATTTTGCTCAAGCTGGCTGCGGTGCGACCTACGGAATTGTACCTCTCATCAAGAAAGAAGCGACTGGACAAATTGCTGGAAATGTGGGAGCTTACGGTAATTTTGGAGGCGTGGTTTATCTGACAATTTTCAGCTTAACTGATGCACCAACGCTGTTTACCACAATGGGTGTAGCTGCTCTGATCTGCGCTTTTATGTGTGCTTTTTTCCTGAAGGAACCAAAGGGTTCGTTTGCTGCTGCTTATGAAGGTGAAGTACCAGAAATGGGAACTGCAGCGAATCACAATTCTGGTCTGATGGCGGAGAAATAA
- a CDS encoding glycosyltransferase family A protein codes for MHKIAVITFCFDRELELVRCIKSVQAQQDAPPFVHYVFSERVEALKNVSEVAKVEKLVHWVSISNPYHAEHSSPRMAKLRQAALEMIQEPYVCFLDDDNEILPNHLSSLFNVIEVQQLDAAYSWRVLVYPDGSPFTGDYYPWNPSQEIAESLYQWCLENGLLRPGDSIVYDGPRNSDDPRNVATVDMNEWLFRTDSIRHLGFNPEFSQQELANQVGEDDKLLEKILQNDFRFECTQNATVRYYLGGVSNAIPNIK; via the coding sequence ATGCACAAAATTGCTGTTATCACCTTCTGCTTTGACCGGGAATTGGAACTGGTACGCTGTATAAAGAGTGTTCAGGCTCAGCAGGATGCACCACCCTTTGTCCATTACGTGTTTTCTGAGCGCGTTGAAGCTCTTAAAAACGTTTCCGAGGTAGCAAAGGTGGAGAAGCTTGTTCATTGGGTTTCCATTAGCAATCCCTATCATGCAGAACACTCTTCTCCTCGCATGGCCAAGCTACGTCAGGCGGCCTTGGAGATGATACAAGAGCCGTATGTCTGTTTCCTGGACGATGATAATGAAATTCTACCGAATCATTTGAGCAGTTTGTTTAATGTCATAGAAGTCCAGCAACTAGATGCTGCCTATTCCTGGAGGGTATTGGTTTACCCTGATGGTTCTCCGTTCACGGGGGATTACTACCCATGGAACCCAAGCCAGGAAATTGCGGAGTCATTATACCAGTGGTGTTTGGAAAATGGGCTACTCCGTCCTGGAGACTCGATTGTCTACGATGGTCCCCGAAATTCAGATGATCCACGTAACGTAGCCACTGTAGATATGAATGAGTGGTTGTTTCGCACAGATTCCATACGCCATCTCGGGTTCAACCCGGAATTTTCTCAGCAGGAACTGGCAAATCAAGTCGGTGAAGACGACAAATTGCTAGAAAAAATTCTCCAGAACGATTTTCGTTTTGAGTGTACCCAGAACGCAACTGTCCGTTATTACCTGGGAGGTGTTTCCAATGCTATACCCAACATCAAGTGA
- a CDS encoding SDR family NAD(P)-dependent oxidoreductase: MTVLVTGAGGFIGSHLTEALLSQGYKVRALVHYNSQNNWGHLRELRPELQSKLEVCLGDITDTYLVTSLVAGCEVVFHLAALIGIPYSYQAPASYVATNVCGTLNVLQACRQASVRRLIVTSTSEVYGTARYTPINEAHPLQAQSPYAASKIAADKLAESYFCSYDLPVVTFRPFNTYGPRQSARAIIPTVLTQAIAKVEKITLGNLEPKRDLTFVSDTVQAFLLAAQTPGIEGETIHFGQGTAVSVAEIAQRCLSVVGSKAEIVSVTERQRPQHSEVQLLLCDASKAQRMLGWKPIISLDEGLSRVADYVRSYSEQYRHRDYVV; this comes from the coding sequence ATGACAGTGTTGGTTACAGGTGCAGGTGGTTTTATTGGCAGCCATCTCACTGAAGCCTTGTTAAGCCAGGGATACAAAGTTCGGGCTTTAGTACATTACAATAGCCAAAATAACTGGGGGCATCTCCGAGAGTTACGACCTGAATTGCAAAGCAAACTAGAGGTGTGTCTGGGGGACATCACAGATACTTATTTGGTCACCAGTCTGGTTGCAGGGTGCGAGGTTGTATTCCACCTTGCTGCCTTAATTGGTATTCCCTATTCCTACCAAGCCCCAGCTTCCTATGTGGCTACGAATGTGTGTGGAACTCTAAATGTTCTGCAGGCCTGTCGTCAAGCAAGTGTACGTCGGCTAATTGTAACTTCTACAAGTGAGGTTTATGGTACAGCTCGTTACACTCCCATAAATGAAGCTCATCCATTACAAGCGCAATCTCCATACGCTGCAAGCAAAATAGCCGCAGATAAGCTAGCTGAATCTTATTTCTGTAGCTATGATCTACCTGTCGTAACCTTCCGCCCATTCAACACCTATGGGCCTCGTCAATCTGCCCGTGCTATCATTCCAACGGTGTTGACTCAGGCTATCGCCAAAGTTGAAAAAATCACTCTCGGAAATCTAGAACCAAAGCGTGACCTGACCTTTGTTTCAGATACTGTGCAGGCGTTCTTGTTAGCAGCTCAAACACCAGGGATTGAAGGAGAAACCATTCACTTTGGGCAAGGTACAGCAGTGAGTGTAGCGGAGATTGCTCAACGATGTTTGAGTGTGGTTGGTAGCAAGGCGGAAATTGTGAGCGTGACTGAACGACAACGACCCCAACATAGCGAAGTTCAACTACTCTTGTGTGATGCGTCTAAGGCACAACGCATGTTGGGGTGGAAACCAATAATCTCACTAGATGAGGGATTGTCTCGAGTAGCTGATTATGTGCGAAGCTACTCTGAGCAATATCGCCATAGAGATTATGTCGTATGA
- a CDS encoding DegT/DnrJ/EryC1/StrS family aminotransferase, giving the protein MLYPTSSESKLTKESSKLAINGGTPICQKTWPTWPQSNPATEKAVIDVLRSGRWTISGFTNGKSTQEQIFAAAFADFLGVKHCIPTDHGTSALELALAACSVGPGDEVIVPGLTWVACPYAVLTNQAVPVLADVDPHTMCIAAESVQQLITPKTKAVLVVHLYCRIADMTALNLIAKEHNLVLIEDCAQAHGARWRGRSVGTIGKVGAFSMQQGKPMTSGEGGCCVTDDDELADLIYRLRTDGRSFLPNVQALGKMQLWEHGGVAGRNHCLSDIQLAILTAQLKDLQDQNARRRENAAYLTELLIQLPGVSIPNFHDPEDEETYYHFAFFLNEEFLQGRSIGWVSEALSAELGIWVHQPYVPLNRHPLYVPEEKHWVKQCTEAREAVRKDQFTLPYAEEVYGKTLLLHHSILLAEHKDMELIAAAMKKVHEVGK; this is encoded by the coding sequence ATGCTATACCCAACATCAAGTGAATCAAAGCTAACCAAAGAATCCAGCAAACTAGCAATCAATGGGGGAACCCCTATTTGTCAAAAGACCTGGCCCACTTGGCCTCAATCCAACCCGGCAACGGAAAAAGCGGTCATTGATGTTTTGCGTAGCGGTCGCTGGACAATTAGCGGTTTTACTAATGGGAAATCTACTCAAGAGCAGATATTTGCGGCAGCTTTTGCCGATTTTCTAGGAGTGAAGCACTGCATACCCACCGATCACGGTACCTCAGCTCTAGAACTAGCTTTAGCCGCGTGCAGTGTAGGACCAGGAGATGAAGTGATTGTACCCGGACTTACCTGGGTTGCCTGTCCCTATGCAGTGCTGACAAATCAGGCGGTTCCAGTGTTGGCGGATGTAGATCCCCATACCATGTGTATTGCCGCTGAATCAGTGCAGCAGCTGATCACGCCTAAAACCAAGGCTGTACTGGTAGTTCATTTATACTGTCGTATCGCCGACATGACCGCCCTAAACCTCATAGCAAAAGAACACAATCTGGTTCTGATAGAAGACTGTGCCCAAGCCCATGGAGCCCGGTGGCGCGGAAGAAGTGTGGGAACCATAGGCAAGGTGGGAGCGTTCAGTATGCAACAGGGAAAACCTATGACTTCTGGAGAGGGAGGATGTTGTGTCACTGATGATGATGAACTGGCGGATCTGATCTATCGTCTACGCACCGATGGCAGAAGTTTTTTACCGAATGTACAAGCGTTGGGAAAGATGCAATTGTGGGAACACGGTGGGGTAGCTGGGCGTAACCACTGCCTTTCTGATATTCAATTGGCAATCCTTACAGCCCAACTCAAGGACTTGCAGGATCAAAACGCCCGTCGTCGGGAAAATGCTGCTTATCTCACAGAACTGTTGATACAATTACCAGGAGTGTCTATTCCCAATTTTCACGATCCGGAGGACGAAGAAACTTACTATCACTTCGCTTTTTTCTTAAATGAAGAGTTTTTGCAGGGGCGCTCTATTGGCTGGGTTAGTGAGGCTTTGTCCGCTGAACTTGGCATCTGGGTTCATCAGCCCTATGTGCCACTAAATCGTCATCCTCTTTATGTTCCAGAGGAGAAACACTGGGTAAAGCAATGTACCGAGGCCCGCGAGGCAGTGCGCAAAGATCAATTTACGCTTCCCTACGCAGAAGAAGTTTATGGAAAAACCCTACTCCTGCATCACTCTATTCTCCTAGCAGAACACAAGGATATGGAGCTGATTGCTGCGGCAATGAAAAAAGTTCATGAGGTCGGGAAATGA
- a CDS encoding SIS domain-containing protein, whose product MNNLQNPMALEPENHQSRRMITEPQHYIKVLRDVLSLLDFVAIEKIAHIIFNTVNRQAQVLLVGNGGSANNAAHYRCDFLSTFRYHQLRFQVLNLAESPAMLTALGNDFDFTEIFSYQVQENGRPGDLLIMLTASGNSPNILAACKTAQKLDMCTVSITGFDGGKVAQMADFNITIPSDNYGIIEDTQLAVGHMLSQTISGMLKKSLVG is encoded by the coding sequence ATGAATAATTTACAAAATCCTATGGCTCTCGAACCAGAAAATCATCAATCTCGGCGTATGATTACTGAACCCCAACACTATATAAAGGTGTTGCGAGATGTGCTCTCCCTTCTTGATTTTGTAGCGATAGAAAAGATAGCTCACATCATCTTTAATACTGTAAACCGACAAGCCCAAGTGTTGCTAGTGGGTAATGGTGGCAGCGCCAACAACGCAGCTCATTATCGTTGCGATTTCTTGAGCACTTTCCGCTATCACCAACTTCGGTTCCAAGTGCTTAACTTAGCTGAGTCTCCTGCGATGCTTACTGCTCTGGGAAACGATTTTGATTTTACTGAAATCTTCAGCTACCAGGTTCAAGAAAATGGCAGACCTGGCGATTTACTCATCATGCTCACAGCTTCAGGTAATTCCCCGAACATTCTTGCCGCCTGCAAGACAGCTCAAAAGTTGGATATGTGTACTGTATCAATTACTGGCTTCGATGGGGGGAAGGTTGCCCAGATGGCCGACTTCAACATTACTATTCCCTCTGATAACTATGGTATTATCGAGGATACTCAACTAGCTGTGGGTCATATGCTCAGCCAAACTATTAGCGGAATGCTTAAAAAATCTTTAGTAGGCTGA
- a CDS encoding molybdopterin oxidoreductase family protein: protein MTESTKTVCPYCGVGCGLEVSPPAQLGKATHRDSHGNPIWRVRGDKAHPSSQGMVCVKGATIAESLDKNRLHYPMVRDSLDREFRRVSWDEAFDIIVNRIQTLRLTTGSEAICMYGSGQFQTEDYYMAQKLLKGCLGTNNFDANSRLCMSSAVAGYIQSFGSDGPPCCYEDLELTDCAFLIGTNTAECHPIIFNRLEKYHKKNRKVKVIVVDPRRTPTAEAADLHLAIRPGTDIDLLNGIAHLLMRWNYIDTAFIDDCTSNFPAYAEVIRHYPPEVVARQCGISVEDLETAARYWGQSNRVLSLWSMGVNQSSEGTAKVRTIINLHLMTGQIGKPGAGPFSLTGQPNAMGGREAGGLSHLLPGYRVVKNPQHRAEVEEFWGLKPGQISPNPGMTAWDMITGLENGNVGLVWVAATNPAVSMPDLERTKKALLRSPFTIYQDAYYPTETAAYAHVLLPAAQWSEKTGVMTNSERMVTLGPAFRQPPGEAKPDWEIFAEVGRRLGYHKEFAFANSAEVYAEFVKLTGDRPCDMTGISHQLLQQSPTQWPHPQERGIEEVESRLSRIPLQGKRLYTNLRFHTPDGRARFGAYHSRGLAEPPDPNYPFVLTTGRLYGHWHTQTRTGRIEKICQMHPEPFVEIHPRDAAKLGITDSQWVEVRSRRGKARFPAKVTKAIAPGTVFVPMHWGALWAENAEANALTHPESCPDSLQPELKACAVQLVPVAAESVVTDKTTRTRAEIGA, encoded by the coding sequence ATGACTGAATCTACCAAAACTGTGTGTCCATACTGTGGTGTTGGCTGTGGACTGGAAGTTTCTCCGCCAGCACAATTAGGCAAAGCGACTCATCGAGATAGTCACGGAAATCCGATTTGGCGGGTGCGAGGCGACAAAGCGCACCCTTCTAGCCAAGGTATGGTTTGTGTCAAAGGTGCCACAATCGCTGAGTCTTTAGACAAAAACAGATTGCACTACCCAATGGTACGAGACTCGTTGGATCGGGAGTTTCGCCGCGTTAGTTGGGATGAAGCTTTTGATATTATTGTCAATCGTATTCAAACACTGCGCCTCACCACTGGATCTGAAGCTATATGTATGTATGGTTCAGGTCAGTTTCAAACTGAGGACTACTATATGGCTCAGAAACTCTTAAAAGGGTGTCTGGGTACTAATAATTTTGATGCTAACTCGCGTTTATGTATGTCTAGCGCTGTAGCTGGATACATACAAAGCTTTGGATCGGATGGTCCGCCGTGTTGTTATGAAGATTTGGAGTTAACGGACTGTGCGTTTTTAATTGGGACAAATACGGCGGAATGTCACCCAATTATTTTTAACAGACTTGAGAAATACCACAAAAAGAACCGCAAAGTGAAAGTGATTGTGGTTGATCCCCGTCGCACACCAACCGCAGAAGCCGCTGATTTACATTTAGCTATTCGTCCCGGTACAGATATTGACTTGTTGAACGGTATCGCTCACTTGTTGATGCGCTGGAACTACATAGATACCGCATTTATTGACGACTGCACTAGCAACTTTCCCGCATATGCTGAGGTGATTCGCCACTATCCTCCAGAGGTGGTGGCTCGTCAATGTGGTATCAGTGTTGAAGATTTAGAAACAGCAGCACGCTATTGGGGTCAATCTAATCGGGTGTTGTCCCTGTGGTCGATGGGCGTGAATCAATCATCAGAAGGAACTGCTAAGGTCAGAACTATTATTAACCTGCACCTGATGACTGGACAAATTGGCAAGCCAGGTGCAGGACCTTTCTCTCTCACTGGTCAGCCAAACGCGATGGGAGGACGAGAAGCTGGAGGTTTATCGCACTTGTTACCTGGCTATCGAGTGGTCAAAAATCCTCAGCACCGCGCCGAGGTTGAGGAGTTTTGGGGACTCAAGCCAGGACAGATTTCTCCAAATCCCGGTATGACGGCTTGGGACATGATTACTGGGCTGGAAAATGGCAATGTGGGGTTAGTGTGGGTTGCTGCTACTAATCCTGCTGTGAGTATGCCGGATTTGGAACGGACTAAGAAGGCTTTGTTGCGATCGCCCTTCACCATCTACCAAGACGCCTACTATCCAACAGAAACCGCTGCTTACGCTCATGTCCTGCTTCCAGCTGCACAGTGGAGTGAGAAAACTGGCGTGATGACCAATTCTGAACGCATGGTCACGCTGGGTCCAGCATTCCGTCAACCGCCTGGTGAAGCCAAACCAGATTGGGAAATTTTTGCAGAAGTTGGTCGCAGGTTGGGTTACCACAAGGAGTTTGCTTTTGCTAATTCTGCTGAAGTTTACGCTGAGTTTGTCAAACTCACTGGCGATCGCCCTTGCGATATGACGGGTATTAGTCACCAGCTATTACAGCAAAGTCCGACACAATGGCCCCATCCGCAAGAGAGGGGCATAGAAGAAGTTGAATCTAGACTCTCCCGTATTCCCTTGCAAGGGAAGCGTCTCTACACCAACCTCCGCTTCCACACCCCTGATGGACGCGCGCGCTTTGGGGCGTATCACTCGCGAGGCTTGGCAGAACCACCAGACCCGAATTATCCTTTTGTCTTGACAACTGGGCGACTTTATGGTCATTGGCATACCCAAACTCGTACTGGTCGGATTGAAAAGATTTGCCAAATGCATCCTGAACCGTTTGTTGAGATTCATCCCCGTGATGCTGCAAAGTTGGGGATTACAGATAGTCAGTGGGTGGAAGTGCGATCGCGTCGGGGAAAAGCTAGGTTTCCGGCAAAAGTTACGAAGGCGATCGCCCCTGGTACAGTGTTTGTCCCTATGCATTGGGGTGCGCTTTGGGCAGAGAATGCTGAAGCTAACGCCCTGACTCATCCAGAATCTTGTCCCGATTCACTACAACCAGAATTAAAAGCTTGTGCCGTACAGCTCGTGCCTGTGGCTGCTGAATCGGTTGTTACCGATAAGACCACTAGGACCCGAGCCGAGATCGGTGCGTAG
- a CDS encoding NAD-dependent epimerase/dehydratase family protein — translation MFYKNKKVLVTGGAGLIGTHLIEELLNRGAVVRATLHKKPSLVQDERIEYVQCDLTQRDDCYEVVKGMNYVFLCAANTSGAAVMARNPVAHVTINLLLNSQMFEAACLSKVNRLLFISSTTIYPPADYPVKETEAFVGDPYPSYMGVGWMKRYIEKLAQFYYQRYGFKVAVVRPTNVYGPYDKFDFETSQVLPALIRRSLEKQNPFEVWGDGSTVRDFVYATDLVTGILAAMEHCANCDPINIGSGQPVTIKEAVELILKLTGHTVPPTYDPSKPTTIPIRLVDLTKAQKLLNYQPKVDFETGLKQTINWYRQVTGL, via the coding sequence ATGTTTTACAAGAATAAAAAGGTTTTAGTAACTGGAGGAGCAGGGTTAATTGGCACTCATTTGATCGAGGAATTGTTAAATCGCGGGGCAGTGGTGCGAGCAACACTTCATAAAAAGCCATCCCTCGTTCAGGACGAGCGTATCGAATATGTCCAGTGTGACTTGACCCAACGGGATGACTGTTATGAAGTGGTGAAAGGCATGAACTATGTTTTTCTCTGTGCTGCCAATACTTCAGGTGCTGCCGTTATGGCTAGAAACCCAGTGGCTCACGTCACAATTAATCTCCTACTCAATTCCCAGATGTTTGAAGCTGCCTGTCTGTCAAAGGTCAATCGTCTACTGTTTATCAGTAGCACCACTATCTATCCCCCAGCAGATTACCCGGTTAAAGAAACTGAAGCCTTTGTGGGTGACCCATACCCCAGCTACATGGGGGTGGGCTGGATGAAGCGTTACATTGAAAAATTGGCGCAGTTTTACTACCAACGCTATGGCTTCAAAGTCGCTGTCGTGCGTCCCACAAATGTCTACGGACCTTACGACAAATTTGACTTTGAAACTTCCCAGGTATTGCCTGCACTAATTCGTAGATCTCTGGAGAAGCAGAATCCGTTTGAGGTCTGGGGAGATGGTTCGACAGTGCGAGATTTTGTCTACGCAACCGATCTTGTGACAGGAATCCTAGCAGCAATGGAACACTGTGCTAACTGTGATCCCATCAACATCGGCTCCGGTCAACCCGTGACTATTAAGGAAGCGGTAGAATTGATTCTCAAACTAACTGGGCATACCGTTCCTCCGACCTACGATCCATCCAAGCCAACGACTATTCCCATTCGCCTAGTTGATTTGACCAAAGCTCAGAAGCTACTGAATTACCAGCCCAAAGTAGATTTTGAGACTGGACTGAAGCAGACAATTAACTGGTATCGCCAGGTTACCGGACTTTGA
- a CDS encoding D-glycero-alpha-D-manno-heptose-1,7-bisphosphate 7-phosphatase — protein MQRNSHVRPAVFLDRDGTLIKHVHHLCSPEQVVLEQGAAEALCLLQSAGFACVVVTNQSVVGRGMLTFEGLKAIHDKMEQLLSMQGASVEGIYFSTHVPRTSDLRKVEYFDRKPGPGMLLLAAQELGLSVADSWMIGDSISDVLAGVNAGCKGSCLLKTGLYSLEWQDDNQISFLASDILDAVQIILKQHSICI, from the coding sequence ATGCAGAGAAACTCCCATGTTAGACCAGCAGTCTTTTTAGACCGTGATGGCACTCTCATCAAACATGTGCATCATCTTTGCTCCCCAGAGCAGGTAGTACTTGAGCAAGGAGCAGCCGAGGCTCTCTGTCTCTTGCAAAGCGCAGGGTTTGCCTGCGTAGTGGTAACCAATCAGTCAGTAGTTGGACGGGGAATGCTGACTTTCGAGGGACTAAAAGCTATTCACGATAAGATGGAGCAGCTCCTTTCTATGCAGGGAGCAAGTGTGGAGGGTATTTACTTTTCCACTCACGTTCCTCGTACTTCAGACTTACGCAAAGTTGAGTATTTTGATAGAAAGCCGGGTCCTGGTATGCTGCTCTTAGCAGCCCAGGAATTAGGACTCTCTGTAGCAGATAGCTGGATGATTGGCGACTCCATCAGTGATGTGCTGGCTGGTGTAAACGCTGGTTGCAAAGGTAGTTGTCTCCTGAAAACAGGGCTGTATTCTCTTGAATGGCAAGATGACAACCAAATCTCGTTTCTCGCCTCGGATATATTGGATGCAGTTCAGATAATTCTGAAACAACATAGCATTTGTATATAG
- a CDS encoding sugar phosphate nucleotidyltransferase yields MFDQAVILAGGRGTRLAPLTDTLPKVMAPVHGHPFLEYQIMYLLRQGITSILLLVGYRWKQIWDYFGDGSKWGVDIKYSQELTPYGTAGCLSHAYPQLRDSFVVIYGDSFLPCDYALMFKCATEHAPTAFMTVYPNRGELPVPNNVQVDSEGYVQQYLKDKPELKFDYVDAGVLLLHRHHVAAFPQHLPSSLEEDIFPRLVASGMIRAFVSEQRFYDIGTPDRLDVFRQDVTKFFDLSNFRVGSGLL; encoded by the coding sequence ATGTTTGACCAGGCTGTTATCCTTGCAGGTGGACGAGGAACTCGTCTAGCTCCTTTGACCGACACCTTACCCAAGGTCATGGCACCCGTGCATGGTCATCCTTTCCTAGAATATCAGATCATGTATCTGCTCCGTCAAGGAATTACCTCTATTCTTCTTTTGGTCGGCTATCGCTGGAAACAGATTTGGGACTACTTCGGGGACGGTAGCAAATGGGGAGTGGATATTAAATATAGCCAAGAATTAACACCTTACGGTACTGCCGGATGTTTGTCTCACGCCTATCCTCAGCTTAGAGACTCCTTTGTTGTGATTTATGGTGACTCTTTTCTGCCTTGTGATTATGCACTCATGTTTAAGTGTGCTACTGAACACGCACCTACCGCTTTCATGACCGTCTATCCCAACCGAGGAGAATTGCCCGTTCCTAACAATGTGCAAGTTGATTCTGAGGGTTACGTTCAGCAGTATCTCAAAGATAAACCAGAGCTAAAATTTGATTATGTCGATGCGGGTGTACTGCTGTTGCACCGCCATCATGTAGCCGCTTTTCCCCAGCATCTTCCTTCCAGTTTAGAGGAGGACATTTTCCCCCGTTTGGTAGCTTCAGGAATGATACGAGCTTTCGTGAGCGAGCAGCGCTTTTATGACATTGGAACGCCAGATCGATTGGATGTGTTCCGGCAAGATGTTACGAAATTTTTCGACCTATCAAATTTTCGCGTGGGTTCAGGCTTACTATGA